A genomic region of Zea mays cultivar B73 chromosome 6, Zm-B73-REFERENCE-NAM-5.0, whole genome shotgun sequence contains the following coding sequences:
- the LOC103629888 gene encoding probable endoplasmic reticulum-Golgi intermediate compartment protein 3, with the protein MIKSVKQALGNGEGCRVYGMLDVQRVAGNFHISVHGLNIFVAEKIFEGSNHVNVSHVIHELSFGPKYPGIHNPLDETSRILHDTSGTFKYYIKVGCHSSSLLNLQ; encoded by the exons ATGATCAAGAGTGTGAAACAAGCACTCGGAAATGGTGAAGGCTGCCGA GTCTATGGGATGTTGGATGTGCAGAGGGTGGCTGGTAACTTCCATATCTCAGTGcatggtttgaacatttttgttGCTGAAAAG ATTTTTGAAGGGTCAAACCATGTGAACGTCAGTCATGTTATCCACGAGCTGTCATTTGGCCCAAAGTATCCAGGAATTCATAACCCACTGGATGAAACTTCAAGGATACTTCATGACACAAGTGGAACCTTCAAATACTATATTAAGGTGGGTTGCCATTCATCGAGCCTTTTAAATTTGCAGTAA